GCCATCCTGCAGGCCTTCCCCGACCAGCCCATTCGCGACGCGGAACTGCTCACACTCGCTGCGGAAATGTCCCCCAGCCCCATTTTCACCGAGCAGGCATCGTGACCGGCGTACTGCCGACACCCAGCCGCAGCGGGGTACGCATCGCCGGCGACATGTACCAGTGGCTCATCGTCTGGCACGGTTGCGTGACCGTGCTGCGCGACCACGTCATTCGCCCGGCCAAGCCCGTCATCGGCGTTGGCGTGGAGGTTGACGGCGTCGGAAACCTCGATGACGTCATCCTCTACCATCAGAAGCCGCCTCACACCTACGGGCAGGTCAAATACGCCGTCGGAAGCTCTACACCCGTCAACGAGGCATACCTGCTGGCCCCCGGTCCTACCGGAGGCCCTTCCATCCTCGCCAAGGTAGCCACCGCGTGGCGGGATCTGACCGCCGACGGGTCGGTGGTAGACCTCGCCCTCATCAGCAATCGAGTCCCCGACGCCGCCGACCTGCTTGTGCGCGATCGTGACCCCCGCACCCAATTACTCCTGCCCAGGGCCGCCCAGTCGGGCCCGCGCAGCGGCCGAGGCCAGGCCCGGCAGCGCTGGGCCGATGGCGCGGGCCTGAGTATTGAGAAATTGATGGAATTGCTCGCAGTCCTACGCTTCGACATCGGCCGAGACCCGGCGCACCTACGCGAACTAGTCCAGCACCTGATGGTGGCCGCCGGGCTGCGACACGAGGACCCGGCGATCGACGCTGGCGCCGACTGGGTCGCGCGCATGGTCCGTGACGGCCACCGCAAGCTCACCCTGGACCTCATAGAAAAGGCGGTCAAGGACCTCGAGCTGGCAACCGGTCCAGCCCGCGCCGTCCTGTCGATCGCCACCCTCAAACCAGACCCGATGGCCGCCGAGGCAGACTGGAGCCTCGAGTGGACAGATCGTTTCGACGGCGCCAGCGCCTACGCGAAACGCCGTCCCAAAGCGCCGGCCACCTGGGAGCAACTCCAGAGTGACATCGAAGATGCTCCCCGCCACCTGCCGGGAGCAACGAACATCGCCGTGACCGGAAGTCTGCGGCAAGCAACCGCATTCCTCACCGGAAGCGCATTTCGCATGGTCACCGGCGCCGACCTGGCGGTCCTTCAGCGCGGACAAGTATGGAGTACCTCCGCAAGCTACGAGGCCGCGGCAGATCCGGTGATCACCAGGCACAATCTCGGCCAGGGCCCGGACCTCGCGGTCGCGATCGCCGTCGCCACGGACCCCACCGCGGACGTGCTGGACTACCTGCGCGCCCATGGACTGCCCGTCGACGCTCTGCTCGTCATCGCTCCGCCCGTCGGCGCCAAGGACAACGCGGTACCTGACGCGTCATCCGCCAACGCACTGGCTGTCGTCATCCGCGACACCGTACGACGCGCCGCCCGCACAGCTCCCCACGTCCACCTGTTCCTCGCCGGACCGATGGGGCTGGCCCTCCTGCTGGGCCACCGATGGAACCGGGTCTGCCCCACGACCGTGTACGAGGACGTTGCCGCCGCCGATATCTACGAACCCGCCTTTACCATCGACGCCTGAGCAATCCCGCGCAGCGAAGCGCGCGATGGAAACGGAAGCCTCGTACCCGTGTGGAGGAACGAGCGTCACCGACTTTGAAAGGGCGGTGTTGAAGCTACGGGCAGCCAGCCAGCTGACAGCTTATATTTCGTGATCATTTGGCGCGCCACCACGCGCGGGGCCGGGGCGTGCGCCGCTGACCGCACGTTCAATGCGCCCGAAGGCGCGCAACACACGTCGAGTGCGTACGATCGAAGCGTGGACCTGACGTCTGTGGTGATGCCCGGCGCGCAATCTCTGGTCACGGCGATTCTGACCGACTCGTGGAGCCAGGTTCGCGCGGCACTGTCCCGACTGTGGGCGCGCCGTCGGCCTGAAGATCACGCATCCGCCTCGAGCGCCGCAGCGCTTGAGGCGGCCGGCGCGGAACTCGATCTCGCCAGAGAACAGGCGCTCGCGATTGCCGGCCAGGGGTCAGAGTCCGAGCGCGCCGGCCGGATGGAGCTGTTCTGGGCCGGTTACCTCGCCGGCCAGCTCGCGGCACGTCCGGAACTGTCGGACGCGATGAAGGCACTGCCGGCGCTGCTCACCTCTCAGCCGACGGCATCGTTTACCACGGCGACAACGACCAAGACCATCAGCGGAACCGTGCACGGTGGCGCTGTTCAGGCGGATGACGTCTCTGGTGGGATCAGCTTCGGCAGATGAGGGACTCACGTATCGCGTTCCAACTCGGCGCGTTTCGCCGTGGCGATTGGGTCGGTGAACGCTGTGAGCAGTTCGATCGCTTCACGGCGGTTCGTGAGGGCTCCGGTCGCGTCTTGCAGTTGCGCTTGGGCGGCGGCGAGATCCGCGAGCGAGAGGGCGAGCGACCACCTGTCTGCGCGGGTTCGGTGCTCAATGGCGGCGCGGTGGCTGAAGTCTGCAGCCTCCTGCCACCGTCCCAGCCCACGGTATGCCTCGCCTGTCGTATCCCACACGGCGGCCTGTAGATCTGCCCGCCCGATCCGCTGGAACAGGGCCGCGGCCTGGTGCAGGTGCCCGAGAGCTTCGCCGTTCTCGCCCTGTGCCACGGCGATGCGGCCGAGTTCCAGCAGCGCGAGCGCTTCGAAGAGCGTTCCTTCAGCCTCTCCTGCCATGGCGAGGGCTTGCTCTGCTACGGCGCGGGCCTGCGCGAGCCGCTCCTGACGACGGTAGAGCGCGGCCATCAGGGTCAGCGCCTCGGCTTCCTCGAGCGGTTCACCGGCTGCGCGCAGGAGTCCGAGCGCCTGGTGCAGCAGCGGCTCCGCGTGCTGCAGGTCGCCGCGTTCGAGCAGCGCCCAGGCGATGTTGCGGGTGAAGGCGCCGGCGTACGCCTGCTGGTCTCCGTGCTCTGTGGCGAGCCTGGCCGCGTGCTCGAAGCCGGCTACGGCCATATCGAGTCGGCGCGCGAACAGATGCACGACGCCCAGGCCGTTGGCGCAACGCATCTGTCCGAGGGTGTCGTGGACATCGTCGTATGCGGCCAGGGCGGCGCTGAGGGCTTCGGCCGCTTCGGGGAGGTGGTAGAGGTGCCGGTGTGCGATGCCGAGGTTCTCCAGGGTGATCGCTTCGCCGTAGCGCTCGCCGCTGCGTCGTGCCGCGGCGAGAGCCTCGCGCTGGGCGGGCAGCCACGTGTCGGCGGGTTCTCGATCGACGATGATCGGGGTGAGTACGGCGGGGATCTGCCAGGCGATGCGGTGCATCCGGGCGTGCGCTGCCGCGTGGACGGCTGTCGTGAGATTCTCGCGTTCG
This genomic window from Actinospica robiniae DSM 44927 contains:
- a CDS encoding SAVED domain-containing protein, which translates into the protein MTGVLPTPSRSGVRIAGDMYQWLIVWHGCVTVLRDHVIRPAKPVIGVGVEVDGVGNLDDVILYHQKPPHTYGQVKYAVGSSTPVNEAYLLAPGPTGGPSILAKVATAWRDLTADGSVVDLALISNRVPDAADLLVRDRDPRTQLLLPRAAQSGPRSGRGQARQRWADGAGLSIEKLMELLAVLRFDIGRDPAHLRELVQHLMVAAGLRHEDPAIDAGADWVARMVRDGHRKLTLDLIEKAVKDLELATGPARAVLSIATLKPDPMAAEADWSLEWTDRFDGASAYAKRRPKAPATWEQLQSDIEDAPRHLPGATNIAVTGSLRQATAFLTGSAFRMVTGADLAVLQRGQVWSTSASYEAAADPVITRHNLGQGPDLAVAIAVATDPTADVLDYLRAHGLPVDALLVIAPPVGAKDNAVPDASSANALAVVIRDTVRRAARTAPHVHLFLAGPMGLALLLGHRWNRVCPTTVYEDVAAADIYEPAFTIDA